In one Bartonella grahamii subsp. shimonis genomic region, the following are encoded:
- a CDS encoding autotransporter outer membrane beta-barrel domain-containing protein, whose product MINVFKKRTSLYALTTSALFFLQSVNASAESVNASDDWFSAGLTYLIEWIKPDSSDSTGAKAAETPAPPAPQVGGAGVGGGGVPGAGIGAVPGAVPGAVPGGGVAGAGGLGAGGLGAGGLGAGGVAGAAGPAGGGGVGAGAGAGAGVGAGGSGVPAAGNPAAPVASQCSDGSYLTLNSVLCSDGIYHHFKRSTISVLNFGDNAMHAKGKLVEKEEYKAGNQVSISLVKGTTVELERVSIRGKAAPKGNLIDEDADLDNENGSSDSDSDEKMGAGVLATLISRVDLKNSNIKNFTIGVGAQGDSKIYMKGGGVYYTGIGAFADFDSFIFLDGVNFYGAEVGLKSQDRSGIMMQSGSINLDRAEVGVVAGYKGIVRLDKVRIKSEKGRSWRKSTDSESTDSESSSNFILLSDGGLISVDRGTVEGSDVVALWVADGTSEFGTDEFFVSPRDERVFGVGVLSEPFHIDDEEDGDNAGDAEGGDNAGNGRGGDNAGNSRGGGNADDSFDIYTRDEMSGLNALYYTYHATENALATSLSTVEKTISDATALDYILAMTGDRENESHFKIKADIQRSNIEIAGEDSYGIYFNTIAAEDEEESEEEESDEEETMINSNNSRTAQIVSLKGTTLKIPKGIAVYSGDINGMVILGEGSLLSGDLFLKAGPSSYLSVHAHDASIIGAARTDENANAALYLSNSGLYLTKSIHHPLEKDRNQLEKDRKSVDSNLSAVSLINSHIVFLPPRSEDEGYQTLKIGKRGGVSPLGNGLYASGDARLYINVNLVSGDSGNVKLMSDKLLVYGVVTGKTKVYVNDNSVITALNGKLKNGEKIQRQGVQNQDEQEINTKKPAPLQIIQVYGEARKDSFELANEYVTLQGSPYQYVLRASSSIIPSSDSRKSEGSSDAVWVFSLESKIENAEERRNVAASIAHGPRNSIKPIVVEVSGHIPSAPQSVTTESSALARSEINSSDVDLSLLEIYSASEVEEDTLSSTLDVLTTENPVSSSEPVNSTGENQNVKDVTSATGVENEVSEPITLDVLTAENPVSSSEPVNSTGENQNVEDVTSATGVGNEVSEAISNTSQQKKPSPKEEGTRTLGRGRILLLSENTNTSEESSPTISVNSSSASTEKPKIVSSTQSVSSSGRSLVSPVVPVYNAVQNVSTCGDTTKENGKKESQTPYLCSDGKTYTMKNLTLKASETTQHSMHAKNQNTIIKLEGTTISGADSSDLKNGINLVPSKLVSAVLAENNAKVVLDKNSTIQSSVIGLEAQRGGSVEMIGGMVNARYVGTLAGSGSSVHLKDATINVTGDLAVAGLASKAGAITMDSGAITLAKGVAVRSEAGGSVELDKVNITVKKAAEKLDSADNFGSAAFLLKNNASVDFKNGSVLTDGHALWVVKGDDVVETGTSRKRRSSEVRPTMNHANIESSTVKVEGDGTYGIYFYGGIQKEGSQQNRSKDLATEKANVVKRSAVSKQEKTPIGITGTVSLKKTNFEVAQGIAIYGNNSGGHVSLENKTTLAGDLLLKAENNSNISVSIDKSIVTGAVRVDRSSYAKLDLANKSQWILKRSVQENLGTPDLGCVDSCVSSVSLVNSAINFAPSESKGKYQTLHIGNGNGTVYAAQGDAVIHLNARLNSHDPRDQQVTDRLVIRGDVSGKTKIHVRGDAGNVGNVKANAKIAHSVSVIQVYGQAKKDSFQLDGNYVALRNSPYKYTLRAYAPEATSKQEHVQQKFIKDGGAFWNFRLENQYVKSIGSAALPEQFVRSVVPQVPTYLSLPNSVFHAGLMDISNQNKQLETLRMTSTGMVEVRENPALYLRGYGGSYRYASDLSALEYGYDGDLSYNGVEAGVLLQTIENADRAMSFGVMGTYGKLSLQPLNVKQSQKSAFDKWTATVYGSMQHNVGFYVDGLLSYGLFKGDVLTLARGKTATLKGNPLSISLAGGQTIVTGYKGFVFDPQVQVVYQHLQFNKARDIDNFDIEMGNLDQWVARVGGRLTKTPTGFEGVNAVAFYGKLYLAHGFGEKQSVHFRDAFKLGAFGSSLEAGLGFNAKLLPQFSLHADVFYQHKLNKAGFSGTSFSGGVRYQF is encoded by the coding sequence GCGCTGTCCCTGGCGCTGTCCCTGGCGCTGTCCCTGGTGGTGGTGTTGCTGGTGCTGGTGGACTTGGCGCTGGTGGACTTGGCGCTGGTGGACTTGGCGCTGGTGGTGTTGCTGGTGCTGCTGGCCCTGCTGGCGGCGGCGGTGTTGGCGCTGGTGCTGGTGCTGGTGCTGGCGTTGGCGCTGGTGGCAGCGGTGTTCCTGCAGCTGGTAACCCCGCTGCTCCTGTTGCAAGTCAATGTTCTGATGGGAGTTACTTGACCCTTAACTCTGTGCTCTGTTCTGATGGGATATATCATCATTTCAAGAGAAGTACTATTAGTGTGTTGAACTTTGGCGATAACGCTATGCATGCAAAAGGAAAGCTTGTTGAGAAAGAGGAGTATAAAGCTGGTAATCAAGTATCCATTTCTTTAGTTAAAGGTACAACTGTTGAGTTAGAGAGAGTGTCTATTAGGGGGAAAGCTGCTCCAAAAGGTAATTTAATTGATGAAGACGCTGATCTTGATAATGAAAATGGATCTAGTGATAGCGATAGTGATGAAAAAATGGGGGCAGGAGTACTAGCAACGCTTATTTCAAGAGTTGATCTAAAAAATTCAAATATTAAGAACTTTACAATTGGGGTTGGTGCTCAAGGCGATTCAAAGATTTATATGAAAGGTGGAGGAGTATATTATACTGGGATAGGAGCTTTTGCTGATTTTGATTCGTTTATTTTTCTAGATGGAGTGAATTTTTATGGTGCTGAGGTTGGTTTGAAAAGTCAGGACAGGTCTGGAATAATGATGCAATCTGGGTCGATTAATCTTGATAGAGCTGAGGTGGGAGTTGTAGCGGGATATAAAGGGATTGTAAGACTAGATAAAGTTCGTATTAAAAGTGAAAAGGGGAGGAGTTGGCGAAAGAGCACTGATTCTGAGAGCACTGATTCTGAAAGTTCTTCAAATTTTATTTTACTGTCAGATGGAGGTCTTATTTCTGTTGATAGAGGAACAGTTGAGGGCTCTGATGTAGTTGCTCTTTGGGTTGCTGATGGTACTAGTGAGTTTGGTACTGATGAATTTTTCGTCTCTCCAAGAGATGAACGTGTTTTTGGGGTTGGTGTGTTGTCGGAACCTTTTCATATTGATGATGAGGAGGATGGTGATAATGCTGGTGATGCTGAGGGGGGTGATAATGCTGGTAATGGTAGGGGGGGTGATAATGCTGGTAATAGTAGGGGGGGTGGTAATGCTGATGATTCTTTCGATATTTATACAAGGGATGAGATGTCTGGGCTGAATGCACTCTATTATACTTATCACGCTACGGAGAATGCTCTTGCTACTTCTCTCTCTACTGTAGAGAAGACTATATCTGATGCGACAGCTTTGGACTATATACTAGCTATGACGGGTGATCGGGAGAATGAAAGTCATTTTAAGATTAAAGCTGATATTCAAAGATCGAATATTGAAATAGCGGGAGAAGATTCTTACGGCATATATTTTAATACGATAGCTGCAGAAGATGAAGAAGAATCAGAGGAAGAAGAATCAGATGAAGAAGAAACCATGATAAATAGCAACAATAGCCGTACAGCGCAGATAGTTTCTTTAAAAGGAACTACTCTTAAAATTCCAAAAGGCATAGCTGTTTATAGTGGTGATATAAATGGTATGGTCATTTTAGGAGAGGGGAGCCTTCTTTCGGGTGATCTATTTTTAAAAGCTGGACCTTCTTCTTATCTATCAGTGCACGCTCATGACGCTTCGATTATAGGTGCAGCTCGGACTGATGAGAATGCAAATGCTGCGCTTTATTTGTCTAATTCAGGATTGTATTTAACAAAAAGTATTCATCATCCACTAGAGAAAGATAGAAATCAACTAGAGAAAGATAGAAAGAGTGTAGATTCAAACCTTTCGGCGGTAAGTCTTATAAATAGTCATATTGTATTTTTGCCTCCAAGAAGTGAAGATGAAGGTTATCAAACACTAAAAATTGGAAAGAGAGGAGGTGTAAGCCCTCTAGGTAACGGTTTGTATGCTTCTGGAGATGCTAGGCTTTATATCAATGTGAATCTTGTTTCTGGTGATTCAGGTAACGTTAAGCTTATGTCTGATAAGCTTTTGGTTTACGGCGTTGTTACTGGAAAAACGAAGGTGTATGTAAATGATAATTCTGTCATCACCGCTTTAAATGGAAAACTAAAAAATGGAGAGAAAATTCAGCGTCAAGGTGTGCAAAATCAAGATGAACAGGAGATAAATACAAAAAAACCTGCCCCTCTTCAAATTATTCAAGTTTATGGAGAAGCAAGAAAAGATTCTTTTGAACTTGCTAATGAGTATGTCACATTGCAGGGATCACCTTATCAATATGTTCTTAGGGCGTCTAGTTCAATAATACCTTCCAGTGATTCAAGAAAATCTGAAGGTAGTTCTGATGCAGTGTGGGTTTTCAGCTTAGAAAGTAAAATAGAAAATGCTGAGGAGCGGCGAAATGTAGCTGCTAGTATAGCTCATGGACCTCGTAATAGTATTAAGCCTATTGTTGTTGAAGTTTCAGGACATATTCCATCTGCTCCTCAATCTGTTACGACGGAGAGTTCTGCGCTTGCGAGATCTGAAATAAATAGTTCTGATGTGGATTTAAGTCTTCTAGAAATTTATTCAGCGTCTGAAGTGGAAGAAGATACCCTATCTTCTACGTTAGATGTTCTTACTACTGAGAATCCTGTTAGCTCAAGTGAACCTGTTAATTCAACTGGAGAAAATCAGAATGTAAAAGACGTTACTTCTGCTACAGGTGTTGAAAATGAAGTGTCTGAGCCTATTACGTTAGATGTTCTTACTGCTGAGAATCCTGTTAGCTCAAGTGAACCTGTTAATTCAACTGGAGAAAATCAGAATGTAGAAGACGTTACTTCTGCTACAGGTGTTGGAAATGAAGTGTCTGAGGCTATTTCTAATACATCCCAACAAAAGAAACCTTCACCTAAGGAGGAAGGAACAAGGACTTTAGGACGAGGACGTATTTTACTTCTATCTGAGAATACTAATACATCTGAGGAATCTTCGCCTACTATATCTGTAAATTCATCTTCTGCTTCCACAGAAAAGCCTAAAATTGTTTCTTCTACGCAGTCTGTGTCATCTTCAGGAAGATCTTTGGTATCTCCTGTTGTACCTGTTTATAATGCGGTTCAAAATGTTTCTACATGCGGTGATACTACGAAGGAAAATGGTAAGAAGGAATCGCAAACTCCTTATTTGTGTAGTGATGGTAAGACATATACAATGAAAAATCTTACACTGAAGGCAAGTGAGACGACTCAACATTCTATGCATGCAAAAAATCAGAATACTATTATTAAGCTAGAAGGGACCACAATTAGTGGTGCGGATTCTTCTGATTTGAAAAATGGTATTAATTTGGTACCGTCTAAGCTTGTGAGTGCTGTGCTTGCAGAAAACAATGCAAAAGTTGTTTTAGATAAAAACTCAACAATTCAGTCTTCTGTGATTGGGCTTGAAGCGCAAAGAGGTGGATCGGTTGAGATGATTGGTGGAATGGTTAATGCTCGTTATGTAGGTACGTTAGCGGGTTCCGGATCATCTGTTCATTTAAAGGATGCGACAATTAACGTGACAGGGGATTTGGCTGTGGCTGGTCTGGCGAGTAAGGCCGGTGCGATAACCATGGACTCTGGAGCTATTACTTTGGCAAAGGGAGTGGCTGTGAGGTCAGAAGCTGGGGGAAGCGTTGAGTTAGACAAAGTTAATATTACTGTGAAAAAAGCGGCAGAAAAATTAGATTCCGCAGATAACTTTGGGAGTGCAGCTTTTCTGTTGAAAAATAATGCTTCTGTTGATTTTAAGAATGGGAGTGTTTTGACAGATGGACATGCTTTGTGGGTTGTGAAGGGTGATGATGTGGTTGAAACGGGGACTTCTAGGAAAAGGAGATCTTCGGAGGTTCGTCCTACTATGAATCACGCGAATATTGAATCTTCTACTGTTAAAGTGGAAGGTGATGGAACCTATGGTATATATTTTTATGGAGGAATACAGAAAGAAGGAAGCCAACAAAATCGAAGTAAGGATTTGGCAACTGAGAAAGCAAATGTTGTTAAGCGGAGCGCTGTATCCAAACAGGAAAAAACACCTATAGGCATAACAGGAACAGTTTCGTTAAAAAAGACTAACTTTGAAGTTGCACAGGGTATAGCGATTTATGGTAATAATTCTGGTGGTCATGTTTCATTAGAAAATAAAACAACTCTTGCTGGTGACTTGTTGTTGAAGGCTGAGAACAATTCTAATATATCGGTTTCGATTGATAAGTCTATTGTTACAGGGGCTGTTCGCGTTGATAGAAGTTCTTATGCTAAATTAGATTTAGCCAATAAATCGCAGTGGATTCTAAAAAGAAGTGTGCAGGAGAATTTGGGTACTCCAGATTTAGGATGTGTGGATTCATGCGTTTCTTCTGTGAGTCTTGTAAATAGTGCTATTAACTTTGCACCTTCGGAATCTAAAGGAAAATATCAGACTCTCCATATTGGAAATGGGAACGGCACAGTTTATGCGGCGCAGGGTGATGCTGTAATTCATCTCAATGCACGTTTAAATTCTCATGATCCGAGAGATCAGCAAGTCACTGATCGACTTGTCATTCGTGGTGATGTTTCTGGAAAAACAAAAATACATGTACGAGGTGATGCGGGCAATGTAGGAAATGTTAAAGCGAATGCCAAGATTGCTCACAGTGTTTCAGTTATCCAGGTCTATGGTCAAGCGAAGAAGGACTCTTTCCAACTTGATGGCAATTATGTTGCGCTGAGGAACTCACCTTACAAATACACTCTTCGTGCTTATGCTCCAGAAGCGACTTCGAAACAGGAGCATGTTCAGCAGAAGTTCATTAAGGATGGTGGAGCGTTTTGGAATTTCCGTCTAGAAAATCAGTATGTTAAGTCTATAGGATCTGCTGCCCTTCCTGAACAATTTGTAAGGTCTGTTGTCCCACAGGTGCCGACTTATCTCAGCTTACCTAATAGTGTATTCCATGCTGGTTTGATGGATATCAGTAATCAAAACAAGCAGTTGGAGACATTGCGGATGACTTCTACAGGAATGGTAGAGGTTCGTGAGAATCCTGCTTTATATTTGCGCGGCTATGGTGGAAGTTATCGTTATGCTTCGGATTTATCTGCACTTGAATATGGTTATGATGGTGATCTTAGTTATAATGGTGTAGAGGCAGGTGTTCTGCTGCAAACTATTGAAAATGCTGATAGAGCTATGTCCTTTGGCGTTATGGGAACCTATGGAAAACTTTCTTTGCAGCCTTTGAATGTTAAGCAAAGTCAGAAGAGTGCATTTGATAAATGGACTGCTACGGTATATGGTAGTATGCAGCATAATGTTGGCTTCTATGTTGATGGTCTTTTGTCCTATGGTCTATTCAAAGGTGATGTTCTCACCCTCGCACGGGGTAAGACAGCAACATTGAAAGGTAATCCTTTGAGTATTTCCTTAGCTGGTGGTCAGACAATTGTGACAGGGTATAAGGGTTTTGTCTTTGATCCGCAGGTTCAAGTTGTTTATCAACATCTCCAGTTTAATAAGGCCCGCGATATCGACAATTTTGATATTGAAATGGGTAATCTTGATCAGTGGGTGGCACGTGTTGGTGGACGCTTAACCAAGACTCCTACAGGTTTTGAAGGCGTGAATGCTGTTGCTTTCTATGGTAAGCTTTATCTTGCTCACGGTTTTGGAGAAAAACAGTCTGTGCATTTCAGGGATGCTTTCAAGCTAGGGGCTTTTGGTTCTTCACTAGAGGCTGGGTTAGGCTTTAATGCCAAATTGTTGCCACAGTTCTCTCTACATGCTGACGTTTTCTATCAACATAAGCTTAATAAGGCTGGTTTTTCTGGAACAAGTTTTTCAGGAGGAGTGCGTTATCAATTTTAA
- a CDS encoding autotransporter outer membrane beta-barrel domain-containing protein: MIKVFRNHVCLCACSTAVLFLLQNGVVIGASVGEHYSGSSYDIRNIKTDIDVVPIAPTVPNSSYLIGSVDGYPIGNNNSSFFSGGREEKGSAYAHEIYENNKLILHDGAYYICDNCEESKIDNRSYNAVRGREPTSATAITIKGIGTKVSGKGVKVSSQVADETFLVGVHVLENGKVVLEDPIIKGTVIALRASDGVIEVKNGKIKESHEGVDATENSFVLLEDTEIKTANGVAGLLSYDHSEVWMSGGSVDFMNSHGISSMLGGKVNLENVTITGKGDNGKDHAVVRMDLGGIVNLDGVTVSAQDTHGILLENTVDSIPLQEVKDLSNEDSGSKIPVTEVNIKSSSVTVKGKGSYGIYLRGEKPWREGEDKKEEISLEEEKAPPRLEIVNLNKTEFSVLDDTALYGKNIISGAVSLMKSTLRSGDFLLKAEKGASITVLADGSTLEGRTHVDQNSNAELYLGGGSKWILQQPLKKDQNKEAHDSSISLVSLMGESSINFKRHESSSAGDYQTLRIGKGKGDVYRARDGASISLNSYLNSGGALDKQKTDRVLIHGDVSGKTKLQVHAVSGSPGGYTGKGANDQGISIIQVSGKAQQDSFQLQGGYVALNELPYQYKLYSYGPGSHLGKASMDQRLVEGNGEFWDFRLESRSIDSDVQPKPDPAPKPFPDPIPGPGPSPAPAPEPHPKPGVKAVVPQVPTYLLLPNALHHLGLMNVSNQNKRLEALRIDSGGLLGSRENPFFFVSGYGGNHRYASNLSALEYGYSGELDYNAIEAGVLLKAIENMYGSTFFGIIGAYERFSLQPLNVEQSQKSTFDKWSVAAYGGMQHDAGFYVDGLVSYGFFKGDVLTTARGKTATLKGKPLSASLTAGKTFMVGEDGFVFDPQVQVVYQYLQFNKARDVDGFDIDLGKLHQWVGRVGGRLTKMLVATDEAKVVSFYGKLHLAHGFEGKQFVHFKDSFQLGSFGSSLETGLGFNAQLSQNFALYGDLVYQHKLTKAGFSGTSFSGGLRYHF; encoded by the coding sequence ATGATTAAAGTTTTTAGAAATCATGTATGTTTATGTGCTTGTTCAACAGCTGTCCTTTTTTTGCTACAAAATGGAGTAGTGATTGGTGCAAGTGTTGGAGAGCATTATAGTGGGTCTTCTTATGATATTAGAAATATCAAAACCGATATTGATGTCGTCCCAATTGCTCCCACTGTTCCAAACAGCAGTTATCTTATCGGTAGTGTTGATGGGTATCCTATTGGGAATAATAATTCTAGCTTTTTTAGTGGAGGTCGTGAGGAAAAAGGAAGTGCATACGCCCATGAAATATACGAAAATAATAAGCTTATATTACACGATGGTGCATATTATATATGCGATAATTGTGAAGAATCCAAAATTGATAATCGGTCTTATAATGCTGTGCGTGGGAGGGAACCGACGAGCGCTACTGCTATAACGATAAAAGGAATAGGGACAAAAGTTAGTGGAAAGGGTGTAAAAGTTAGTAGTCAAGTTGCTGATGAAACTTTTCTAGTGGGTGTGCATGTATTAGAGAACGGTAAGGTTGTTTTGGAAGATCCGATTATCAAAGGCACAGTTATAGCCCTTCGTGCGAGTGATGGCGTGATTGAGGTAAAAAATGGAAAGATTAAGGAAAGTCATGAGGGTGTTGATGCAACAGAGAATTCGTTTGTTCTGTTAGAAGATACAGAAATTAAGACGGCTAATGGGGTCGCAGGTCTTTTAAGTTATGATCATTCAGAAGTTTGGATGTCTGGTGGATCAGTTGATTTTATGAACAGCCATGGGATTTCTTCGATGTTAGGTGGAAAAGTAAATCTCGAGAATGTTACAATTACTGGGAAGGGTGACAACGGCAAGGATCATGCGGTTGTGCGTATGGATTTAGGGGGGATTGTTAATTTAGATGGTGTTACTGTTAGTGCACAGGATACCCATGGCATATTATTAGAAAATACGGTCGATTCTATTCCTTTGCAGGAAGTTAAAGATTTATCAAATGAAGATTCTGGTTCAAAGATTCCTGTGACTGAAGTTAATATTAAATCCTCTTCTGTTACTGTAAAGGGTAAGGGATCTTATGGTATTTATTTGCGGGGAGAGAAGCCCTGGAGAGAAGGTGAAGATAAAAAAGAGGAGATTTCATTAGAGGAAGAAAAAGCTCCACCACGATTAGAGATTGTTAATTTGAATAAAACAGAGTTTTCGGTTTTAGATGATACGGCTCTTTATGGTAAAAACATTATTTCTGGTGCGGTGAGTTTGATGAAAAGCACTCTTCGTTCAGGGGATTTTTTATTAAAAGCTGAGAAAGGTGCTTCTATAACAGTTTTGGCTGATGGTTCTACGCTTGAAGGTCGCACACACGTTGATCAAAATTCTAATGCTGAACTTTATTTGGGAGGTGGTTCTAAGTGGATTTTACAACAACCGTTGAAAAAAGATCAAAATAAGGAAGCACATGATTCTTCTATTTCACTCGTTAGTCTTATGGGTGAGAGCTCTATTAATTTTAAAAGACACGAATCTTCTTCTGCTGGTGATTATCAAACCCTTCGTATTGGAAAGGGAAAGGGTGACGTTTATAGAGCACGGGACGGTGCCTCTATTTCCCTTAATAGCTATCTGAATAGTGGTGGTGCTCTTGATAAGCAAAAGACTGATCGTGTTTTAATTCATGGGGATGTTTCCGGAAAAACAAAGCTCCAGGTGCATGCTGTTTCAGGAAGTCCAGGAGGATATACGGGAAAGGGGGCAAATGATCAAGGTATTTCAATCATTCAGGTTTCTGGAAAAGCACAGCAAGATTCTTTTCAGTTGCAAGGTGGTTATGTAGCATTAAATGAATTACCTTATCAGTATAAGCTTTATAGTTATGGTCCAGGGTCTCATTTAGGAAAAGCAAGCATGGATCAAAGATTAGTTGAAGGGAACGGAGAATTTTGGGATTTCCGCCTTGAAAGTAGGTCTATAGATTCTGATGTTCAACCTAAACCAGATCCTGCTCCGAAGCCTTTTCCTGATCCAATTCCAGGACCAGGACCTTCTCCAGCACCAGCTCCGGAGCCTCACCCTAAGCCGGGCGTTAAGGCTGTTGTTCCGCAGGTTCCGACTTATCTGCTTTTGCCTAATGCCTTACATCATCTTGGTTTGATGAATGTGAGCAATCAAAATAAGCGATTAGAAGCTTTACGAATTGATTCTGGGGGCTTATTAGGAAGCCGTGAAAATCCTTTCTTTTTTGTGAGTGGTTATGGCGGTAATCACCGTTATGCTTCAAATCTTTCTGCGCTTGAATATGGTTATAGCGGCGAGCTTGATTATAATGCCATAGAGGCAGGTGTTTTGCTGAAAGCAATCGAAAATATGTATGGTTCCACTTTTTTTGGAATTATCGGGGCTTACGAGAGATTTTCTTTACAACCTTTGAATGTTGAACAGAGTCAAAAAAGTACATTTGATAAATGGTCAGTTGCGGCATACGGTGGTATGCAGCATGATGCGGGTTTTTACGTTGATGGCCTTGTGTCTTATGGTTTTTTTAAAGGGGATGTTTTAACAACTGCACGGGGTAAAACGGCAACATTAAAGGGAAAACCTTTAAGTGCTTCATTGACGGCTGGTAAAACGTTTATGGTAGGGGAGGACGGTTTTGTCTTTGATCCGCAAGTTCAAGTTGTTTATCAATATCTTCAATTTAATAAGGCGCGTGATGTGGACGGCTTTGATATTGACTTAGGAAAGCTTCATCAGTGGGTGGGGCGTGTTGGAGGCCGTTTAACAAAGATGCTGGTTGCTACTGATGAGGCGAAAGTTGTTTCTTTCTATGGCAAGCTTCATCTTGCTCATGGCTTTGAAGGAAAACAATTTGTACATTTCAAAGATTCTTTTCAGCTAGGCTCTTTTGGTTCTTCGTTAGAAACTGGATTAGGCTTTAATGCCCAATTGTCTCAAAATTTTGCGCTTTACGGCGATTTGGTTTATCAGCACAAGCTAACGAAAGCTGGTTTTTCTGGAACCAGTTTCTCTGGTGGATTGCGTTATCATTTCTAG